A segment of the Xenopus tropicalis strain Nigerian chromosome 6, UCB_Xtro_10.0, whole genome shotgun sequence genome:
TCTTCTAGTAATTACAATAGTGAAGCCAGGCTGCAGTAATATAGCAGCACTTTGATATGAGTCAGTTTAGTTTGGGATCAGGGACATCTGATGGAAACTTTTTGTTGCCCATTGAAAGTAAGAAGACGTCGTTAAGTACTTGTTATCCGTTGACATTGCTATTCCATTGGCACTATAATATCCCGATGAAACTTGTTTCACTTCGCTGGGGCTATAATAGACAACATTTGACCATCCAATTCCTAAAAACACCTCCAGTTGTTTCATGGTGAAGTCAGTGAAGTAAAAATCGTTGGTGGCATAAAAGCTTTCCGGTCCAACAGCGACAATATCGTTTACGCTACAAGAAGGCAGGCATTAGTCAGTAGGCACCAGATGCTTCTGGAAGATTATGTTATGGGTTATGCACAACATTTGAACACACATACAATAATTTACTAAATACAATGGCtttgatgggttgaacttgatggacactggtcttttttcaaccctatgtaactatgtaatggcaTGAAAAACATATTGCCTTGAAATGCCGACTCCtaccttgtgttttttttattttatgtgctaCTCTCTGGTGTTCATAGGGGTAAACATGGCACAAGGAGACTTTTCTATTTctctcaaaaaagtcacatggacAGAACAGGAGGAAGAGCTGTAGCAAAGTGGCACAGTCATTCACTTTGATAAAACTGCTACTCTAGTTTAGTGTATCACAGAGAGAGCCCTTAGCTAGGGACTGTCACTCACATTCTGAAGAACTGACAGATTCAACAGCCTAGTAcagtttagtaaatctgcctgtCCAGTTATTTGCTAAAGATGCTGTATCAATATTACTAGTTTTAACCAATAATAATTTACCTAAATATAGCTATTAATTCTTCAAGATACAGAGCAGACCTATTGTACAGTTAGAAGATAAGCTGATCTTGCTGCCTTACTTTCTAAGGCTATTGGCACACAAAGCAATTTAGTAGCCCACAATAGATCTTTGCTGCTGCTGGTGACTAATCATTCTAAAATGTCTTTTCACCGCCAACAATAGGAAATGCTGGCGGAAAGGTCTACGCGTCACTTCAGCTTTCTGAAGGCGCACAAAGTTCCTTGCAGGAGGCTTTTCCAGCAGCgaatcctattgttgccggtggaaaggtgTTTTGAagcgattagtcacccacagtagcaacTAAATCGCTGCATGTGCCATTGGCCTTACTGTGGTTTCACAATTAGCACACACTGCTAAATTTTAGCATTGCTTTTTCTTTACCTTGACAGTAAATCAtgtttaatggtttttaagtGCAAAAGAGCATTTTCCTCTTCTTCAAACTTAAACAGCTCAACAGTGCTTTTATAGTGAGGGTGATTCACCACAAAAAGATAAACAgtatcatctaaaaaaaaaaatatatatatatattaaaaaatgaaaattatatgaAGCAAGATCTTGTAACAGAACTCTACAGTGATGTCAGAACTTACAGAACATGATGCAGCACAACATAACTTGCACAATGTGACACATTTGTTTATAATGAACTTCTGCCAATTTGGGTAAAAGTAACTAGGAACACTATATGGTCAAAGTGTCCAGATGCCACAAAATGTATATCTGAAATTGGAACGCTGACCAGTTCCAAAGCTCAAAGCAATAGTACCCCAGGCAGGTGCATTTTTTAGCAAAAAGGGGAGGCAGTTTGAGGTCCAAAGTTCACAATTATATTCAGTGGGGGAGTCTAAAGGATCGGAAACACCatttttcattgtcctttaattacaatttgcatttttagaaataaattgtactttactaATGTGATTCATGGAGACCCACCCTAAACAAAAGAAACCAATTTTAGGTTAAGAATGAATTTTGAAACACTAAGTCATGTTTAAGGTTATGGTCTGTGTATATCAAAGATTAGAAATAAAGTTATAGAGAACAGGTGACTAACCTTTTGGGTCTATGTATGTGCTCATTCCATGAGGGTTAAACGTAGATACGTCAAATCCTCTGCTGAGACGCAACGGGATCACCCGTGGGTTTACTTCATTCAGATCCAACAGAAATATTTCTCCTGGTTTCTCAGGCTGAAAGCTTATAAGGCCAGGAAATTTCAAACCCTAGATGTATACAAAGCAAGAACCAACAAAAATTATACATAtaccatttaaatgattttagtagtcttaaggcaTTGTGACCCacattatgaaaagatcccttactGCCAACACCGTAGTTGTTCACAACAATTTCAGGTGCTGGACTTTATTGTTTGCAGGGCCACAACAAGAACACAATTTAGCCTCAATTCATATTAAACTAGTCTTAATTTTCAAAAACAGGCACTAGACACCTATTGTTCCTTTGTTCACCTAAGCACAATAACCAAGGTTTgtgctaaaactaaaaaaaaaaatcataatatttagttattacaggtataggatccatgaTCTAAAATGCTTGATTTTTGCATGGCTAGCTTTTAAAATACTAATAATGATCTaataactacaggtatagaaGCTTTTAGCTAGAATGTGTGGGACCTGACGTTTTCCagataatttcaacattaaattaaacaaacagaattatttacccaccaatatggattcaggcTACTTACttatcatcaagtacaatgtattgttttattattacacagaaaaaaaaatgttgaattattagCTTTAAGCAGTGCTTTAAATTtgggaaggctctgtttggcgggTACAcagttttgatgcaactaaaacttgcctccaagccaggaattgaaACATAAGCATCCAAAGGATTGGAAAGTTGAGTAAATGAGGTCTGTGTACTTATTATGTAATTATTGTGCTCTTACCTTGTATCCCACTGTTTGATTTAGCTCCGCTCACACAGGGATTGtagttgccagtgggaaggcatacatggtgcagaaaacttcagatgactttggaaaatgaagcgccacatatgccatcccacatgGGCAATTCGCTTTATTAGCGgtaggcattttggggagattagttgcccgtggtagccAAGATGTAACtgtgggggactaatctccctgtgtgccactgcccttaatgaatGGATGCAACAAGAATTACATGCACATGGAACATGACCAAAGTCTGGTCTGCAGGGCCTTGTTAGGCCACAAGCCTATGTAATACTAACAGTATTCCATAAACATGGGTGTGTGCATGGAAATGTTCCTTTATTGTTCTTGCAAACACTTGTAACGAACAGTTTcaatattttatgaaaaaaatcagcATAAAACTTATATTGTAATGCCTCAGCACTTACAGAACTAATAAATGCCAGCCCATTTGGAAGGATATCAATATCTTCAGAtccaaattctgaaaaaaaaaaaaaaaggaaacctttTAAAATATTTCGGTGTTTGCTGTAtagcagtgctgcccaactggtgAGCCGCAGCCCCCCCATCATTCGTACCACAGAAGATTTTATCcttcttccgacgaacgttcggatatcgatcgtacatttaaactaacattcagactgttATTTTttaaggctttatcctacaatttcaaattggaggatgttctgaacataaaatagttggcagacaacaatTTTTTGAAAGTGACtccctggaaatgcattgtaggtcccccatggatatcatcagatacacaatatatGCACAGATTTTACCGTTTTCCTACCAAAATTTTGTAACCTGTCTGATCGTCTAAACGACTGTTCAACATGGTGCGAAAATTATCAGGaagataattctgagcccacacatggtcctgAAACCATACGAAActgattatattggtgcatgtatggccagcttaaagtttTCATTGGATACTTAATGGGAtgtgggttcctcacagtgatCCTCACCCAGGAAGTGTTCTGCCTCCATTTTGCTGCAGTAACTGTTTCCGAGGATGTGAAACGCCACAGTACCACAGTCTgtatggcaacacagcagctacAATGTAGACATTTATGCCTGCCACTAGCTAAGCGATTCTGTAATGGAACCTGTTGGAATTTAGGGAAGAATAGGTACAAAACACCAGAGTGCCTCTGGTCTACAAGCACACCTGTAATAAATGCTTTGCCAATAACAAATTGCAACAGGTTACAAAATGACTGCATATCTAATGGGTAAATATTGACGGAATTATGTCAACGGTCAGTTTCAGATTTGCATAACAAAGCTGCAGTCTATTTTATACTTCTAATCAGTCGGCAGCAAGATAAGGTGTTATTTGTAACTCGGTTATCTCCATTTTCTATAGCATTGTACTGTGTTAGCCACAGATTTTCATTTTGTAGAATCGTGATAACATTTATTGGCTTGCTGATAGTCTACTTTTCTCAGCAGTTGATCTATATGCTATACTGAGCAAAGTCTGCTCATGTATATAGCAGACTAGTAAATTAGTAAATGCAAGCTGTTGCTAAAGGGTTACCAGAACTGGAGCAAACATTGCAGCTGCTATTACAGTAATATCTAAGGGCATAATGGTCCCCTTAAAGAATGTGCCCTCCTGCCATACAAGCTGAGGTGCAGTCAGATTAGAGGTGCAGGGCTGCCTATAAACATGCTTTACAGATAATTGCAGGCCTACTTCTACTCCACCACTTCTTATGTAACTTTACCATATCTACAATGAAGCTGCACAGAAAGAAGTGTTTGCAAGCTACATTTGTTCTAAAGATAGGATTACCACCTAGCAACAGCCATGGGGTTTGGTGGCAGCCTCCCGAAGATAagctagaaaaatgtattttaccgcAACAGCCACGTTTCTGCATTCCCCTTCTGATGTGCTTGTGCCTGTAATATGTGGGAGCAAGCACAGGTCTGCTCAGTGCTGATTGGACAGTATAGAGCAGGAAGGAGAGTAGCTGAACAAGGAAGTTAGATTTTTTATTGGAAGCCTACTGGGTGACAATTCTATAAATAAGGAAATGTTCTTAAAAAGAGCAGAGATTTACAAAAAACTGTAAGAGCCAAAGATGCAGTTGCAATTGTCTTATTAGAGGGACTAAgaataaaagttaaagaaaaatgaatacGTCTTTCAAAAGAAAACTAACAGACGAGGGGTCATTCACTACTTATTAGGGGAAGAAGTGCAGAGCACAAAGGTGAGCAAACCCAGTCTGGCTGCAATCAGCACCTTGTACTAGATAAAACAAATTCAGAGGAAGGTAAACAGTGCAGTATCAGAGAGCAGGCCAGCCCTGTCTTCTAAATAACGCACAAAGTTACGGGACAGTAACTATCTACCTATCTGCTACCCCCTTCCAGCATTGTATTCAAGGGGGCAACATGGGCAATGGTACATAGTTTAGAAATATGGCAGCAATAAATGTACAGCAATAATTTATGCAACATCATATAAGGCTTCCAAAACCTGAAACCGAGGTTACAAAATATCTGTGTATAATAACGGTTTCAGAAATTGTCATATGAATAGATGGAAAAGCAACAAAAGTAGGTGTCTCCACAGTTGTGTCCCTACACATCCTAAACTAGATAGGTTTGAATAGTTGCTATTGCCATTTCTATCTTCTGTGCAAAACATTTGTAAACACGTGAAAAATACCAAAAACAGTTTCATATACATACCTATTCCTTTTACAAGCTGACAATTAGGAAGATCGATAGGATCTACGTTTCTAAAGACGTTTGCTCgatgactggaaaaaaaaaaggtaaatgatCAAGATAGCAGCAAAGTATAAATACCACAGAGCCTACATCATGTCACTGAAGTGCTTTACCGTTTACTACCAATGAGGAATGCTTAGTCAGACACTCTGGAAAAGAGCGGAGACTTGCAGGTAGAGCTAAACCCATAGATTTTTTAAAGTAAGTTTAAAatactggggtgccaaatattgggCAGCCAACATTATCCCATTCCTTAGTTAGTTTTAATTGCAGCTCAGTTAAAGCCATTCATTTCGGTACATCATTTATCACTGTAAATAATCTAAGGTTTAGCTTTTTAGTCCAACAAGTTTCTAATATTTACCCAGAAGAAAAAAGTAACCTCACCCTGACCAATATTTTAAGAAACCAATAACCCTCAGGCATTGTGCATTCTGGTTACTTATTTGGTGGCGCAGGAAAGTTTCACGGTTTTCTGCTTCATATTGCAGCTTCTGGCATCCCTATATCCCTTTTGCCTTACCCTGTAAGCcttgtatattaaagggaaaccaaACCTTAATACCATATGATGGCATTAGGCTATCATGCCGTTTCCTAGGGCCAGCAGCCTTAAGCCTTCTGGGGTTAAGCACACGCATACATCCAGGATTCTGCCTTCTTCaacaggatttggccaaatccacgctcctggctgaaatgaatctgaatccttaaaatcatgtgacttttgtcaCAAACACAGGAGTTaactttaacccttccatatcctaacttacatatgcaaattaggattcggtttggtattcagccaaatcttgtactaaggatttggccgaatccaaaaatagtggatttctTGCACCCCTACTaaccaactttccaatatacaatagCTATATGCTAATTGCTAAGGAAAGCAGCATCTCGcttgctgtttatattctctgtaccGTTGATTCTGCGTCCTGGTTGGGTACAGGTTCAGATTTATACACTAACCcctcatatataataaaaggcactaagtttgcccagtagcaaccaataagatgtttgatttaaaACAAGTGGCCAGTAGATTCTCCAAGTAAAGCCAACAATTCTGTAGGAAAGTGCAGTGGATCAATTTGGGGAGTTGCAATCAAGTTGTTACACTAAAATATAGCACTGAATGAACTTTCATTTGACCAGTagattctacttgctgattggttgctatggttactgccccaggcaaacttattgccttttattaaataaccccatagTTACAAGCCTTTTGACTTGGCATTACTTCTGGCTAGTAGAGAGCACTAGGTTTCCTTTTGCACCACTCGTGTGGAATATGACAAAGTGCCCCTAAAACTGTTTATTTAATGCTAGGCACTATACAAATAAATCATAATACCCACACACAAATCATATCTATCGCTTCAGATTCCTTCAGCCACATTAGGAACAACTGGCTTAGCCCTAAGTAACAGGGCCACAGAGTTATACTAAGCAGTACCTAGACTAACAAATAACATATGGGCGGCTTTACTTTTGccatttctctttttgtttacTAAGTAAATGAAACTCAGAGAAGAAGCCAACACCTGCAAGGTAATCTGCCCCGGAACAGGAGAAAAGGGTTGGGTGCTATAAAATGTTTATACTGAAGGAActactttaatatatttttcataatactAAATGTACAAAATTAACCTGTACAGTCCTAAGCAAAGTGTCTGGAAGGAATGATCATTTGAAATGTCATCATCAATATCAGCCAAGATTAACATTTAAGGGCATATAGTGTGTACAAACAGACATCATGGGATGCCTATAGACCTATCTGCGTGCTCCATGGTGAGAGTGGTGGCTTTCTGTTCTGTACTACATTGCAGGTGTATGAGCTATAATAGGAAGGATGCATGGCTATTTATGTTACCGTTATGCTagaactagggttgccaacttttgtCCCAAAACATACCAGCAAGGACAGAAAAGGCGTGGGCCGTAACGTAAAGAGATGTATCAGGCAAGAGTTTGGTGGGTAGGGCGGGGTTTTAGAGTGGTAGGGCAGATCTGGAGGAAAGCAAGGGGAAGAAATAGTTGAGCCCTTCACTCATTACATAACCAGTACATTTTTAAAACCAACTCTgtccttggctggtattttacccgCTACAGTAATGGGATCACTAGTGAGAATTTGATCCTTcatgtgtttattgtaatattaaagaaaaactatacccccaaacaatgtgggtctctataaaacatattgcataaaccagttcatatgtaaaaccctgcttcatctaaataaaccattttcataaaaatagacttttaagtaatatgtgctattgggtactgaaaaatagaaaattgccattttaagaattaagggcctcctCATAGGATtatagaattcacagtgcacacaaccagggcacacatacatgctaggctccatcagccaattaatggaaagAGTTTTGTCTTTtacccccacactacttcctgttacagttagagctgcattatttcctgtcagctgatatCTGGGgcagcacccagcccatcactaaatggcggctcaagggtacagatgtaaaagggcaatatttactgatatatatgggCAATCATCTTTTCAGCTGCATTGACTAATTAACTAATAACTTCAAAATTGTCATGTAACTATCCTGCTATTAGATACAACATACATATATAACATACAGCAAGGACAAGTACAACAGAACAAAGCAATAAGGTTCAAAAGTGAGAGAATGACTGTACAATAAAACACTGGGTATAGGTGAGGGCATGGCAACGTACCTCCGTATAAAGAAAAGGTCATACATTTCACCTTTGTTAAACAGCACTTTGAAAATACAGAGAATTACTTTATTTCACCAAATAAATACAAGCTCACTATACAAAAAGAACTTgagtattatataattatatatatataatattaaacatCAATTAATATTCATTCCCCTCTAGTCCATCCCAGTTACTTATGTTATGGCTAGCAGCTGGCACAATACTATGCCCTCGATACCAACATAAGCACCAACTAATAGCTGCCAAGGTTGGTGCCCTGCACACGTGCCCCAGGCTTTCTGGATGATGAGCAGCAGCCCAGAAGGGAATTTGGGGGGATTCAGCGGTGATTTTTCAGACAGCAAGCATGTCATTGTGCACACAGAGTAAATACCAAGAAATTGGCAGAATCTGAGAGCAGTTAAGAAATCCAAGTTTCCTCTGAAATAGAATAACCTGTTTGTGAATAATAAAATGGAGTTATACTGCAGCTATATGATTAATACAGTGCCACATTTTGCACTTTCCCTACCAAACTCCTCCCAAGAGCCCTATGGTTTCACTGCAACTCCGCTAAGTAGGGGCAAAATGCCAAGGAAGGTGGAAATCCTGTTCCCTGTGATAAATACTTCCCCTGCCTCTATTCCTTTCCAGGATCCAGTACTGACTGGCTGCTAAATCACAATGTGAATGGCACCCAATTGTTGCCTTTTGGTCTCCAGCCATATACACAGGCCTGATATCTCACATTCCTTTCCACCAAGAGATTTGCACAAATATCTCTGCCAGTTCCCAGCCTTAGTAGCCATCCCTATACATtcccttcccagcagccccttgttACTACACTGCTTCCCCTCATAGAACTGTCAGTTCTTGGTACTAATTTATTAGACTCCTCCCTGCTTTCCCCTGTTGCTGCTCAGCACCTTACTGCTATGTAATGTACAACTACAACACTCATATGCCAATTCCCAACAGCTGCTTTGGCTGGGAGCTAATAACAAGCAGTTGCGGGGGCCAGGCACTTCTCTGATGCTTATGAACACAAAGCAATGCTCAGCGCTATCGGTAAGTACTAAGGACACGGTTATCTCATACACTGGATGTACTGCAGAGTCATACTGCTACTTTTTTTCAGCGGAGACAATATGTATGGCAGCAAAGAGAAAACGTACCACAACTGCATGATCCTCTCCCCTAAAAAGGCCAGCAGGATGCCAACCAGCGTCACTTTCAGCAGACTCCCCATGGCCACAGCGCTACACGGACACGGACTGAGCTGTGAGGCAGCGGCACTTTGCTCGGTTCCTGCTGAACTTGGGAAGGGAATGAGGGCGGCGCTGCTCTTGGCACTGGCTGCGAGTGGGAGGTCACAGGGCTATAGCACACTGCCTCAGGGCTAGTAATGCCTCAGGGCTAGCAACACTGCCTCAGGGGAAGGCAAAAGGAGATTTAGAAAACAGGCACATTTATATCCGAACTTGTAGATAAAAATGCCCGCCCTACAGGGGAAAGTCCAGCAGCCTAAATATAGTAATGAGTGGGGCCAAGGGTTGCCATGCCCCGGCCTGGGCAGAGTAGGGGAGAAGGTGGGGTAAGAGGGCGGGAAGCTGCTACAGAGGGGACACAGGGCGGGTCAGCGCTACAATTACAGGTGTAAAACAGAGTTTGCGGATAAACCGCTGAAGAAAGCCCTGCTGCCATTTGCAGCTCCTTAAATCGTGTTATTTGGGGGAACACAGAATTTTGTGGCGGGCAGGTGATATATACACCCGGCAGTGTGAGGGGATGGCTCATCAGGTCTCTGAGATTGGCGAAAGCCGCGCCGTGCGTCCTCCGTCAGCAGTTAATTGGGCTGCATGCTGCAGACTCTACTGAATTCCGAGCAGCCGTGTATAATGCGTCTCATTTTCTAATAAAGAGATGTGCTACTGGTTACACCGgtttatacatttgtatttgtagTATGTTATGTGGTGTAGGAAATGTTAAACTGCAAGTacaggctagggttgccaccattgccagcagtgtcggactgggaccccaggggcccaccagaaaaccttagatcataggcccactttccaaactatttttcctcccaTCTTCAcccaacctttttattctcctcgtctattttatttacatgttagtatttattcttccatctatttcccctctttcttcccattcagaaatagagaatgacgatgaaataggccaaatggtcaggagcagaagggcccacttacacctgggcccaccgggagttttcctggtaaccTGGTGGGCCAGTTCAACACTGTTTGCCAGAGGCTAAACCTGGGGGCGGGGCAGATGGCATGAGTTGGAcatgggcatgatgacatcagaagAGGCGGCAATGACGTCAGCAGGATTAAGACGCTGAAGCAGGATTATTACATCACTTAGATGCAattggctggatttctgtccagtttccTCATTGTTCGAAAAGTAAGGTTTGAACTGGACTATCTATATCTacttgacatgccatcccactggcaagaatgtaaattgctggtggaatggcatacgcatcgcttaggttgcccaaagttgcctcgcaaagAAACTTCGGGAAACTGAAGCATTTTGTATGCCATCTCAtttgcgatttacattcttgcaggtgggatggaatatctgggagattagttacctgcggtagtgaagatttatcgtgggccaCTGCCCTAAGACATGCTTCGCCCCTGTAAAGGAGAATGAAGATGAAATCCATCTATTATGTGATGGAGGGGGGGTGAACGGCAGTGGAGAGGGTCAGAGAAGGCAGGGATGTATAGGTAGTAGTGCCGAGTACATTGCCAGTCGTTTTGTAGTACCGGCACAGGGGCTAAGCCGGTCAGATAACGGCAGGGTGACAAACCTACCTAGAATAGATTTGAGCATGTTCAGTACAGTAAAATTTGAGTCAAAAGGTCTAAAGTACCCATGGAAAGGCAAGTATGATGCCATTCATTTTTCCCCATGACACCAATTTTTCCTAAAaagagcatgggggggggggaagcagaacAATGTGCCCCCATGTTTAAACTTAACCCAGGTATCCCATACACCAATATATGCTATGGGCAGTATAAAGATTTAatactaaggggaagatttatcaaaatgtgagattagggctcatcacagaaaaaaacacctactTTCGATgaattcctataggatttttagaagtgtagttataagtgggtgaaagttaagttcaccatttgataaatatgcttctaaaaatcccatggaatgaataaaaagtaggtGACATATTCTGTACTGAggtctaatttcacattttgatatatctgctcCTAAATGGCAAACAGCAGAAACTTCACACATCGATAATTAAACCCCTCccactttatttttaaacataaaccTTTTCGCCTGCCctctaatccccccccacccccccccccaaaaaaaatacctTGTCTGTTAACTCCAGGGGAGGTGTCGCTAAACAAGACATATGTTTTCCCTGCCCATCCCTGGTCAACATTAACTTACTGAGTACTCCCTCTCTACTGTAGATGTGTCCCCCAGCAGTTTTTAAAACTCTGCCTAAAActtctgtttcttttttctaATCTCTCTTGTGTCTCTCTGCAGGAGGTAAGTCCTCTCTTTAGGGCTGGATTCTGGATGCAATTTATTCCAGGCAATGATGATGGTGTAAGACCCCCATAACGGTCTTTGCTGGGGGTGGCCAGAAGTAGACTCATAGCAACTCCAGAAAACCACAAGCTCCCAAAATTATTTTCCATTCTACATGATCTTCAAAGTGTTGGAGAAAGTCCTATCATAGAGAACACTGAAATCTTGCCATTTGATTTTTTGAGGAGACCCCTGGTACCTTCTGCTGAGGAGATTGTTAGTGGACAATGCAGTGAGACTCCCAAACAAACAGAACTTGTTTAGTAAGAGCTTCTTCCAGCATCTCAGCAGCTAAACTTCGAAGCAGGGAGGATCATTTCTGCAGAATGAGAAAAGTAGGTTGTTTGGAAGCAGTCATTGGTACCTTATCTAGGTCCTGGAAGAACAGCACCATCTCCAGATATGATAGTCTGGGACACCTGCTCTTGGGCTAATGAGGAGGGCCTGAATGTCCACTGATTTCTCAATTTTGAATTTCCTGCAAAGTACTTTAGACATGGGCCTTAGTGCAAGTAGATATTGCCACTATTTGCAGCATTGGGTAGGCCACTCACTAATCATCCCATGGTAGCACAATTTTTGAAGGCTGTCAAAAGACTTAAATGACCAGTGAAGTTCTAGTACCTACATGGGAGTTATCCATTGGTTGCAATTGCTTCAGGAGGGACTTTAAGCCTTGTTAGCTAATCCCCTGCACACAGTCTTCAGCTCTCAAGGGGTCACTCTCAGgcccatttttattttctttttttatttcaataaaccGATTCTTCTTCCAGCTGGTGATCTAGAGGAGTTGAGTCAGAAGGACAGCATACTTAGTAGATGGATGTGAAGAGGTGTTTAGGGGTATAACCTAGATGCAACcagccccatttgaaagatggagaTACTCTTTATCATTCCTCCGGGTGTCAAGAAGGGACAGGCAACTTAAGCTGGCATGATATATAGATGGATCATAACTGTAATTAAAGAATCTTGCTTAAAGGTGTATGGCATGGAAGTGGGAGTGTCCACAGGAGCTATTTTCAGACCAGCTACCTGGGTCAGTTCTAATACCTTTATCAAACACTATCGTTTAGATATCAGAGCCACCAA
Coding sequences within it:
- the pon2 gene encoding serum paraoxonase/arylesterase 2 precursor, with product MGSLLKVTLVGILLAFLGERIMQLCHRANVFRNVDPIDLPNCQLVKGIEFGSEDIDILPNGLAFISSGLKFPGLISFQPEKPGEIFLLDLNEVNPRVIPLRLSRGFDVSTFNPHGMSTYIDPKDDTVYLFVVNHPHYKSTVELFKFEEEENALLHLKTIKHDLLSSVNDIVAVGPESFYATNDFYFTDFTMKQLEVFLGIGWSNVVYYSPSEVKQVSSGYYSANGIAMSTDNKYIYVADVMGHRIHVLEKQADWSLTPVKVLQLDTLLDNLSVDPNTGDIWTGCHPNAWKLFFYNSDDVPGSEVVRVQNIHSDNPIVTQVYVNNGTVIQASSCAVVYEGKLLIGTVFHKALYCKLD